One Vicinamibacterales bacterium DNA window includes the following coding sequences:
- the ligD gene encoding non-homologous end-joining DNA ligase, with product MSTRVAIPASGSAKLRVEGKDVQLTNLDKPFWPSLGITKGDLIRYYADVAPLLLPHIRGRAMVMKRYPHGAAGAFFFMKRAPSPRPGWIRVCRIDHGSKGVIDFPMIDDLPSLLWVINLGCIDLNQWYATCDDVDRPDYLHFDLDPGSASWSQVLDAARIVHQALEALRMTAVAKTTGSKGIHVYVPIVRGPQQKDVWTFAKALAQELAARHPTLLTSEYRVANRPKGRVLVDYNQNAWGRTLASVYSVRPHPRACVSTPVTWKEIDGGVRIEDFRLDNVRARLATAGDLFKPLLLKRGRVNLTQYF from the coding sequence GTGAGCACGCGCGTCGCCATTCCAGCCTCCGGGTCGGCGAAGCTGCGCGTCGAGGGGAAGGACGTGCAGCTGACCAATCTCGACAAGCCGTTCTGGCCCTCGCTCGGGATCACCAAGGGGGACCTGATTCGCTACTACGCCGACGTGGCGCCGCTGCTGCTGCCGCATATCCGCGGTCGTGCGATGGTGATGAAGCGGTATCCGCACGGCGCGGCCGGCGCGTTCTTCTTCATGAAGCGCGCGCCCTCGCCGCGTCCAGGCTGGATCCGTGTCTGCCGGATCGACCACGGATCGAAAGGGGTCATCGACTTCCCGATGATCGACGATCTGCCGTCGCTGCTCTGGGTGATCAATCTCGGCTGCATCGATCTCAACCAGTGGTATGCGACCTGCGATGACGTGGACCGGCCTGACTACCTCCATTTCGATCTCGATCCCGGCAGCGCTTCCTGGAGTCAGGTTCTCGACGCCGCCCGGATCGTCCACCAGGCGCTCGAGGCGCTGAGGATGACGGCGGTGGCGAAGACCACCGGTTCCAAGGGCATTCACGTTTACGTGCCGATCGTGCGCGGGCCGCAGCAGAAGGACGTGTGGACGTTCGCCAAGGCGCTGGCGCAGGAGCTCGCCGCGCGCCACCCGACGCTGTTGACGTCGGAGTACCGTGTCGCCAACCGGCCGAAGGGCCGGGTCCTCGTCGACTACAACCAGAACGCCTGGGGGCGCACGCTGGCCTCTGTCTACTCGGTCCGGCCGCATCCGCGCGCGTGTGTGTCGACACCCGTGACCTGGAAGGAAATCGACGGCGGCGTCCGGATCGAGGACTTCCGCCTGGACAACGTCCGTGCGCGGCTCGCGACGGCAGGGGACCTGTTCAAGCCGTTGCTGTTGAAGAGAGGACGCGTCAATCTGACGCAGTATTTCTGA
- a CDS encoding MFS transporter, whose translation MLPSVPAAERPTGRWTLVALISTASFINYLDRGSLAVALPTISKELHLDPFQQGLALSAFFWTYTAMQIPMGRMVDRYNIRTLYALSFGLWSLAAAATGLVTGLWTLVAARVLLGLGESVYLPGGLKVVSLHFRSEETAWPAGLFDLGTKVGLAVGTAVDVWLLVRYGWRSLFFRTGLAGLLWLIPWLMFYPASRGTAPEVRRRIDWRALFRSRALLGICLGFFCWDYFWYFLISWLPSYLSTVRHMSLPKIALFGGLPFLIFAAAEAVGGWTAGTMIRKGRPLSAVTKGYVAAGFAVGLLIIPAAVVDSSIASVGFLFAASVAGIGCGSLISIPKMCAREDELALWVGIMNAAGNLGGVIAPLVTGVVIQKTGSYVPAFLIVAMILVVGIFAYTVVVPSLDGLSQPHSRLAPL comes from the coding sequence ATGCTGCCGTCAGTGCCGGCCGCTGAGCGGCCAACCGGCCGCTGGACGCTCGTCGCGCTGATTTCGACGGCGTCGTTCATCAACTATCTCGATCGCGGCAGCCTGGCGGTGGCGCTGCCGACGATCAGCAAGGAGCTGCACCTCGATCCGTTCCAGCAGGGCCTGGCGTTGTCGGCGTTCTTCTGGACCTACACCGCGATGCAGATCCCGATGGGTCGGATGGTCGACCGCTACAACATCCGCACCCTCTATGCGCTGTCGTTCGGGCTGTGGTCGCTCGCGGCGGCGGCGACCGGGCTGGTCACCGGCCTGTGGACGCTGGTGGCGGCGCGCGTGCTGCTCGGTCTCGGCGAGTCGGTGTATCTGCCCGGCGGACTGAAGGTCGTCTCGCTGCACTTCCGATCCGAAGAGACGGCGTGGCCGGCCGGACTCTTCGACCTCGGCACCAAGGTGGGCCTGGCGGTCGGAACGGCGGTCGACGTCTGGCTGCTCGTGCGGTACGGCTGGCGGAGTCTCTTCTTCAGGACAGGGCTCGCCGGCCTGTTGTGGCTGATTCCGTGGCTGATGTTCTATCCGGCCTCGCGGGGCACCGCGCCGGAGGTGCGACGGCGCATCGACTGGCGCGCGCTGTTCCGCAGCCGTGCGCTGCTCGGCATCTGCCTCGGCTTCTTCTGCTGGGATTATTTCTGGTACTTCCTGATCTCGTGGCTCCCCAGCTACCTCAGCACGGTGCGGCACATGTCGCTCCCGAAGATCGCGCTGTTCGGCGGTCTGCCGTTCCTGATCTTCGCGGCTGCGGAGGCGGTCGGCGGCTGGACGGCCGGGACGATGATCCGGAAGGGACGGCCGCTCTCGGCGGTCACGAAGGGATACGTCGCCGCCGGCTTCGCCGTCGGACTCCTGATCATTCCGGCGGCAGTCGTCGACTCGTCGATCGCGTCGGTCGGTTTCCTGTTCGCCGCCTCGGTCGCCGGCATCGGCTGCGGCAGTCTGATCTCGATCCCCAAGATGTGCGCGCGTGAGGACGAACTGGCGCTGTGGGTCGGGATCATGAACGCCGCGGGGAACCTTGGCGGCGTCATCGCGCCGCTCGTCACCGGCGTCGTCATTCAGAAAACCGGCTCGTACGTCCCGGCCTTTCTCATCGTCGCGATGATCCTCGTGGTCGGGATTTTCGCCTACACGGTGGTCGTCCCGTCACTCGACGGCCTGTCCCAACCGCATTCCCGGCTGGCGCCTCTCTGA
- a CDS encoding beta-ketoacyl-ACP synthase III, which yields MSSPLTPIRRVRIAGLSTYVPPRVLSNADLERMVNTSNEWILQRTGIRERHIVDAGVATSDLAKIAAEGAMAEAGITPADLGFIVVGTTTPDTIFPSTACVLQDKLGAANAWGFDLGAACSGFTYALNTAAQMVATGNCDYALAVGADVMSSIIDYTDRATCVLFGDGAGAVIVAPAAPDEPHIIDFAGKIDGSGGPALCMPAGGSRLPASTETIEKRLHYVKQEGATVFKFAVKNTEEISRRLLERNGLDASDIDLFVSHQANRRIIEAAAERLGLDHERVVINLELYGNTTGGTIPLALADARRQGRLKKGDLVLLASVGAGFTVGAILMRWSL from the coding sequence TTGAGTTCCCCCCTGACGCCGATCCGCCGCGTCAGAATCGCCGGGCTGTCGACGTATGTGCCGCCGCGCGTGCTGAGCAACGCCGATCTCGAGCGGATGGTGAACACCTCCAACGAGTGGATCCTGCAGCGGACCGGGATCCGTGAGCGCCACATCGTCGACGCCGGCGTCGCGACGTCCGACCTGGCGAAGATCGCCGCCGAAGGGGCGATGGCGGAGGCCGGCATCACCCCCGCCGACCTCGGCTTCATCGTCGTCGGCACGACCACACCGGACACGATCTTTCCGAGCACGGCCTGCGTGCTGCAGGACAAGCTCGGCGCGGCCAACGCGTGGGGCTTCGACCTCGGCGCCGCCTGTTCCGGCTTCACCTATGCGCTGAACACCGCTGCGCAGATGGTCGCGACCGGCAACTGCGACTATGCGCTCGCGGTGGGCGCCGACGTCATGTCGAGCATCATCGACTACACCGACCGCGCCACCTGCGTGCTGTTCGGCGACGGCGCGGGTGCGGTGATCGTGGCGCCCGCCGCCCCAGACGAACCGCACATCATCGATTTCGCCGGCAAGATCGATGGCAGCGGCGGTCCGGCGCTCTGCATGCCGGCCGGCGGCAGCCGCTTGCCGGCGTCGACGGAGACCATCGAGAAGCGGCTGCACTACGTGAAGCAGGAAGGGGCGACGGTCTTCAAGTTCGCCGTCAAGAACACCGAGGAGATCTCGCGGCGGCTGCTCGAGCGCAACGGCCTCGACGCGTCGGATATCGATCTGTTCGTGTCGCACCAGGCCAACCGCCGGATCATCGAGGCGGCAGCCGAACGGCTGGGGCTCGATCACGAGAGGGTCGTCATCAACCTCGAACTGTACGGCAACACCACCGGCGGAACGATTCCGCTGGCGCTCGCCGATGCGCGCCGGCAGGGCCGGCTGAAGAAGGGGGACCTGGTGCTGCTGGCGTCGGTCGGCGCCGGCTTCACGGTCGGCGCCATCCTGATGCGCTGGTCGTTATGA
- the ruvB gene encoding Holliday junction branch migration DNA helicase RuvB produces MSEDRVISASAVDDDVQYDASLRPRTLDEYIGQDRVREQLHVAITAAKQRGEALDHVLLYGPPGLGKTTLATVIAHELGVAIRATAGPIIEKPGDLAGMLSDLKLREVLFIDEIHRMSPAIEEILYPGMEDYTLDIMIGQGPSARSIKMPIERFTLVGATTRTGLLTSPLRARFGIVQRLDFYTADDIEEIVLRSARILGVTIDQPAARQIARRSRGTPRVANRLLRRVRDYAQVRADGRITEDVADKGLRMLEVDEHGFDEVDRRLLRVIIDKFGGGPVGVASLAAALSEERDALEDIHEPFLIQAGFLDRTPRGRVATARAYEYFGLTAPKRDTLW; encoded by the coding sequence GTGAGCGAGGACCGGGTGATCAGCGCGTCGGCCGTCGACGACGACGTCCAGTACGACGCCAGCCTGCGGCCGCGCACGCTCGACGAGTACATCGGGCAGGATCGCGTCCGCGAACAGCTGCACGTGGCGATCACCGCCGCGAAACAGCGCGGCGAGGCGCTCGATCACGTCCTGCTCTACGGGCCGCCCGGGCTGGGCAAGACGACCCTGGCGACGGTGATCGCCCACGAGCTCGGCGTCGCGATTCGCGCGACCGCGGGGCCGATCATCGAGAAGCCGGGCGATCTCGCCGGCATGCTCTCCGATCTCAAGCTCCGCGAGGTGCTGTTCATCGACGAAATCCACCGGATGAGCCCTGCCATCGAGGAAATTCTCTATCCCGGGATGGAGGACTACACGCTCGACATCATGATCGGCCAGGGTCCGAGCGCGCGGTCGATCAAGATGCCGATCGAGCGCTTCACGCTGGTCGGCGCCACCACGCGAACCGGGCTGCTGACCTCGCCGCTGCGGGCGCGGTTCGGCATCGTGCAGCGGCTCGATTTCTACACCGCCGACGACATCGAGGAAATCGTGCTCCGCTCGGCGCGCATCCTCGGCGTGACCATCGACCAGCCGGCGGCCCGCCAGATCGCGCGGCGGTCGCGCGGCACGCCGCGCGTCGCCAACCGCCTGCTGCGGCGGGTGCGCGACTACGCGCAGGTGCGCGCCGACGGCCGCATCACCGAGGACGTCGCGGACAAGGGGCTCCGGATGCTCGAAGTCGACGAGCATGGGTTCGACGAGGTCGACCGCCGGCTGCTGCGCGTGATCATCGACAAGTTCGGCGGCGGACCCGTCGGCGTCGCCTCGCTCGCCGCCGCGCTCAGCGAAGAACGCGACGCGCTCGAGGACATCCATGAGCCGTTCCTGATCCAGGCGGGGTTCCTGGATCGTACGCCGCGCGGGCGGGTCGCGACCGCGCGCGCCTACGAGTATTTCGGCCTGACCGCTCCCAAGAGGGACACGCTTTGGTAG
- the ruvA gene encoding Holliday junction branch migration protein RuvA, which translates to MIARLHGTLLEKSPDRLVVDVGGVGYDVLVPLSTFYGLPDPGAPVTLRVHTHVREDALALFGFATALELDLFQRLIAINGIGPKLALAVLSGIDSAELVRAIRSQDVARLTRIPGVGRKTAERIGLELKDRLPKSDAASDAVAVSDDRRGDLLSALMNLGYKGAVAEKAVDAALKKTPDSPFEGLLRDILRGMIR; encoded by the coding sequence ATGATCGCACGCCTGCACGGCACGCTCCTCGAGAAATCCCCGGACCGTCTCGTCGTCGACGTCGGCGGCGTCGGCTATGACGTGCTCGTCCCGCTGTCGACGTTCTACGGCCTCCCCGATCCCGGCGCTCCGGTCACGCTACGGGTCCACACCCACGTGCGCGAGGACGCGCTCGCGCTGTTCGGTTTTGCCACGGCCCTGGAGCTGGACCTCTTCCAGCGCCTGATCGCGATCAACGGCATCGGGCCGAAGCTGGCGCTCGCCGTGCTCTCCGGGATCGACTCCGCCGAGCTGGTGCGGGCAATCCGCAGCCAGGACGTGGCACGCCTGACGCGCATTCCCGGCGTCGGCCGCAAGACTGCCGAACGGATCGGCCTCGAGCTGAAGGACCGCCTGCCGAAATCCGACGCTGCGTCCGACGCCGTCGCCGTGTCCGACGATCGCCGCGGCGATCTCTTGTCGGCGCTGATGAATCTCGGATACAAAGGTGCGGTAGCGGAGAAAGCCGTGGATGCCGCCCTCAAGAAAACGCCCGACTCTCCCTTCGAGGGGCTGCTGCGCGACATCCTGCGCGGGATGATCAGGTGA